A single genomic interval of Pseudorasbora parva isolate DD20220531a chromosome 21, ASM2467924v1, whole genome shotgun sequence harbors:
- the LOC137056236 gene encoding serine/threonine-protein kinase pim-2-like isoform X2 has product MKSSVCCCCLSSAVDVVEPFSPDPEPSSSASDPSGVKLNDESFESLYNVGEMLGSGGFGSVYKGTRKFDGKKVAIKQLSKTENNRYLYIPGHPKPLVTEVALLLMMRRKPISPLIIQLYEWFEHPGKFTLVMEFPEPCMSLRDYIVRKPILYEPTARFIMRQALLAVQVCIEHGVFHNDIHAENFLLNERTLELKLIDFGCGQLFSSDGYESRTYAGLPYYCPPEVLTEPRFHAVPANVWALGVLLFTMVHVFHPFPNWKQIREAKIPLMYHNLSKRNNILAVLGGGLELET; this is encoded by the exons ATGAAGAGTTCTGTCTGCTGCTGTTGTCTCAGTAGTGCTGTGGATGTTGTGGAGCCTTTTTCCCCTGATCCTGAGCCATCATCATCTGCGTCAGATCCCTCCGGCGTCAAGCTAAATGATG aGTCTTTTGAGTCTCTCTATAATGTGGGAGAGATGCTTGGATCCGGAGGATTTGGCAGCGTGTACAAGGGAACACGCAAATTTGATGGCAAAAAG GTTGCCATCAAGCAGTTAAGCAAGACTGAAAACAATCGTTATCTCTATATT CCTGGGCATCCCAAACCTCTCGTTACAGAAGTGgcgctgctgctgatgatgaggCGAAAACCCATAAGCCCGCTCATCATACAGCTATACGAGTGGTTTGAACATCCTGGAAAATTCACTCTTGTTATGGAGTTCCCGGAGCCTTGCATGAGCTTGCGGGACTACATCGTTCGTAAACCCATCCTGTATGAACCCACAGCACGGTTCATCATGCGACAGGCTCTGCTGGCAGTACAGGTCTGCATCGAGCATGGTGTTTTTCATAATGACATTCATGCGGAGAATTTCCTGTTGAATGAAAGGACGTTGGAGCTCAAGCTGATAGACTTTGGCTGCGGTCAGCTATTTAGCAGTGATGGCTACGAGAGCAGAACATACGCTG GACTACCGTATTACTGCCCACCTGAAGTCTTAACAGAACCTCGTTTCCACGCCGTACCAGCAAATGTCTGGGCTCTAGGAGTGCTGTTGTTCACTATGGTGCACGTATTTCATCCCTTTCCCAATTGGAAACAAATCAGAGAAGCCAAAATTCCATTAATGTACCACAACTTATCCAAAA GAAACAACATACTTGCTGTCCTTGGTGGAGGGCTTGAGCTCGAGACTTGA
- the LOC137056236 gene encoding serine/threonine-protein kinase pim-2-like isoform X1: MKSSVCCCCLSSAVDVVEPFSPDPEPSSSASDPSGVKLNDESFESLYNVGEMLGSGGFGSVYKGTRKFDGKKVAIKQLSKTENNRYLYIPGHPKPLVTEVALLLMMRRKPISPLIIQLYEWFEHPGKFTLVMEFPEPCMSLRDYIVRKPILYEPTARFIMRQALLAVQVCIEHGVFHNDIHAENFLLNERTLELKLIDFGCGQLFSSDGYESRTYAGLPYYCPPEVLTEPRFHAVPANVWALGVLLFTMVHVFHPFPNWKQIREAKIPLMYHNLSKKYRDLISQCLARDPTKRPTLEQMSRHRWMR; this comes from the exons ATGAAGAGTTCTGTCTGCTGCTGTTGTCTCAGTAGTGCTGTGGATGTTGTGGAGCCTTTTTCCCCTGATCCTGAGCCATCATCATCTGCGTCAGATCCCTCCGGCGTCAAGCTAAATGATG aGTCTTTTGAGTCTCTCTATAATGTGGGAGAGATGCTTGGATCCGGAGGATTTGGCAGCGTGTACAAGGGAACACGCAAATTTGATGGCAAAAAG GTTGCCATCAAGCAGTTAAGCAAGACTGAAAACAATCGTTATCTCTATATT CCTGGGCATCCCAAACCTCTCGTTACAGAAGTGgcgctgctgctgatgatgaggCGAAAACCCATAAGCCCGCTCATCATACAGCTATACGAGTGGTTTGAACATCCTGGAAAATTCACTCTTGTTATGGAGTTCCCGGAGCCTTGCATGAGCTTGCGGGACTACATCGTTCGTAAACCCATCCTGTATGAACCCACAGCACGGTTCATCATGCGACAGGCTCTGCTGGCAGTACAGGTCTGCATCGAGCATGGTGTTTTTCATAATGACATTCATGCGGAGAATTTCCTGTTGAATGAAAGGACGTTGGAGCTCAAGCTGATAGACTTTGGCTGCGGTCAGCTATTTAGCAGTGATGGCTACGAGAGCAGAACATACGCTG GACTACCGTATTACTGCCCACCTGAAGTCTTAACAGAACCTCGTTTCCACGCCGTACCAGCAAATGTCTGGGCTCTAGGAGTGCTGTTGTTCACTATGGTGCACGTATTTCATCCCTTTCCCAATTGGAAACAAATCAGAGAAGCCAAAATTCCATTAATGTACCACAACTTATCCAAAA AATACAGGGATCTGATTAGCCAGTGCCTAGCCCGGGATCCAACTAAACGGCCAACGTTAGAGCAGATGTCACGACATAGATGGATGAGATGA
- the LOC137056227 gene encoding serine/threonine-protein kinase pim-2-like isoform X1 codes for MKSSVCCCCLSSAVDVVEPFSPDPEPSSSASDPSGVKLNDESFESLYNVGEMLGSGGFGSVYKGTRKFDGKKVAIKQLSKTENNRYLYIPGHPKPLVTEVALLLMMRRKPISPLIIQLYEWFEHPGKFTLVMEFPEPCMSLRDYIVRKPILYEPTARFIMRQALLAVQVCIEHGVFHNDIHAENFLLNERTLELKLIDFGCGQLFSSDGYESRTYAGLPYYCPPEVLTEPRFHAVPANVWALGVLLFTMVHVFHPFPNWKQIREAKIPLMYHNLSKKYRDLISQCLARDPTKRPTLEQMSRHRWMR; via the exons ATGAAGAGTTCTGTCTGCTGCTGTTGTCTCAGTAGTGCTGTGGATGTTGTGGAGCCTTTTTCCCCTGATCCTGAGCCATCATCATCTGCGTCAGATCCCTCCGGCGTCAAGCTAAATGATG aGTCTTTTGAGTCTCTCTATAATGTGGGAGAGATGCTTGGATCCGGAGGATTTGGCAGCGTGTACAAGGGAACACGCAAATTTGATGGCAAAAAG GTTGCCATCAAGCAGTTAAGCAAGACTGAAAACAATCGTTATCTCTATATT CCTGGGCATCCCAAACCTCTCGTTACAGAAGTGgcgctgctgctgatgatgaggCGAAAACCCATAAGCCCGCTCATCATACAGCTATACGAGTGGTTTGAACATCCTGGAAAATTCACTCTTGTTATGGAGTTCCCGGAGCCTTGCATGAGCTTGCGGGACTACATCGTTCGTAAACCCATCCTGTATGAACCCACAGCACGGTTCATCATGCGACAGGCTCTGCTGGCAGTACAGGTCTGCATCGAGCATGGTGTTTTTCATAATGACATTCATGCGGAGAATTTCCTGTTGAATGAAAGGACGTTGGAGCTCAAGCTGATAGACTTTGGCTGCGGTCAGCTATTTAGCAGTGATGGCTACGAGAGCAGAACATACGCTG GACTACCGTATTACTGCCCACCTGAAGTCTTAACAGAGCCTCGTTTCCACGCCGTACCAGCAAATGTGTGGGCTCTAGGAGTGCTGTTGTTCACTATGGTGCACGTATTTCATCCCTTTCCCAATTGGAAACAAATCAGAGAAGCCAAAATTCCATTAATGTACCACAACTTATCCAAAA AATACAGGGATCTGATTAGCCAGTGCCTAGCCCGGGATCCAACTAAACGGCCAACGTTAGAGCAGATGTCACGACATAGATGGATGAGATGA
- the LOC137056227 gene encoding serine/threonine-protein kinase pim-2-like isoform X2 gives MKSSVCCCCLSSAVDVVEPFSPDPEPSSSASDPSGVKLNDESFESLYNVGEMLGSGGFGSVYKGTRKFDGKKVAIKQLSKTENNRYLYIPGHPKPLVTEVALLLMMRRKPISPLIIQLYEWFEHPGKFTLVMEFPEPCMSLRDYIVRKPILYEPTARFIMRQALLAVQVCIEHGVFHNDIHAENFLLNERTLELKLIDFGCGQLFSSDGYESRTYAGLPYYCPPEVLTEPRFHAVPANVWALGVLLFTMVHVFHPFPNWKQIREAKIPLMYHNLSKRNNILAVLGGGLELET, from the exons ATGAAGAGTTCTGTCTGCTGCTGTTGTCTCAGTAGTGCTGTGGATGTTGTGGAGCCTTTTTCCCCTGATCCTGAGCCATCATCATCTGCGTCAGATCCCTCCGGCGTCAAGCTAAATGATG aGTCTTTTGAGTCTCTCTATAATGTGGGAGAGATGCTTGGATCCGGAGGATTTGGCAGCGTGTACAAGGGAACACGCAAATTTGATGGCAAAAAG GTTGCCATCAAGCAGTTAAGCAAGACTGAAAACAATCGTTATCTCTATATT CCTGGGCATCCCAAACCTCTCGTTACAGAAGTGgcgctgctgctgatgatgaggCGAAAACCCATAAGCCCGCTCATCATACAGCTATACGAGTGGTTTGAACATCCTGGAAAATTCACTCTTGTTATGGAGTTCCCGGAGCCTTGCATGAGCTTGCGGGACTACATCGTTCGTAAACCCATCCTGTATGAACCCACAGCACGGTTCATCATGCGACAGGCTCTGCTGGCAGTACAGGTCTGCATCGAGCATGGTGTTTTTCATAATGACATTCATGCGGAGAATTTCCTGTTGAATGAAAGGACGTTGGAGCTCAAGCTGATAGACTTTGGCTGCGGTCAGCTATTTAGCAGTGATGGCTACGAGAGCAGAACATACGCTG GACTACCGTATTACTGCCCACCTGAAGTCTTAACAGAGCCTCGTTTCCACGCCGTACCAGCAAATGTGTGGGCTCTAGGAGTGCTGTTGTTCACTATGGTGCACGTATTTCATCCCTTTCCCAATTGGAAACAAATCAGAGAAGCCAAAATTCCATTAATGTACCACAACTTATCCAAAA GAAACAACATACTTGCTGTCCTTGGTGGAGGGCTTGAGCTCGAGACTTGA